The Cloacibacillus sp. region CGGTATGTGCTCAAAGGGCAACTTTTTTATGCGCTGCCTGAAGGCGCTGTCCTGAGCGTAGCTCCCGCCCTGCACCTCGCGGCTTTCGAGATAGGCCTCCGAAACGCTCTTTATAACCCATCGTTTGACATTTACAAGATGATTGAGCAGCATTTTTACATTCTCCAATCCGGTTCTGGTATGGCGAATTTTATATCTGAATTCGGAATTTGGCAATAACTTTGACAATTATTCAGAAGAGATAAAATACTCGCCTCATCGCGCGGCGCAAAAAAGCCCGGCTTTAGGCCGGGCCGTGATGTTTGCGTTATTGGAGGAGCCTGTCAGTCGGTTTCTACTACCGGCGTCATTATCCGGCGCGCTGGCGTTCCCACGTAGGTGCCGTTTGGCGGGAGATTTTTTACCACGGTGCTTCCCATGCCGACCGTTACGTTTTCGGATATCTTTACGTAGGGGCGGATTATCGCGCCCATTCCGATGAAGGCGCCGGGGCCCACTTCGCAGTTGTTTGCGATGCCGCTTTTAGGACCCAGGTGCGAAAAACTGCCGACCTTGGCGTCGTGCCCGACAAAACAGGTGGACTCGACGATGCAGTGGTCGCCGATGACGGCGTCGGACTCGATGAGACAGCCCGCGAAGACGACGCTGCCCTTTCCTATTCGTATGGAGCTGTGGACTATGCCCAGCGGATGCACAAAGACCGGCCAGCATACGTTCTTGAAGCGCGAGGCTATCTCTTTTCGCGCCTCGTTTGCGCCTATTGCGATGACGGCCATCGTATCCGCCGTGTCCGGCATCGCAGAGACCGGCCCCAATATCGGGATGCACCAGAGCGTTTTTCCGGCAAGCTCGGGGTCGTCGTCGTAGATGCCGGCGCATTCGACGCCGCAGGCTTCAAGCGTGGAGAGCACGACCTTCGCGTGGTCGCCCGCTCCGATGAGAAATACTTTATCCTGTGATTTCATTTTCATCATCCTTTCGGCATAAAATCAATGAATTCTGCTTAGTTTTATTGTAACCTAATCCAAGATAAAGTAAAATGAAATACGCCGATTTAAAAGCTCGGCGAAGGGGCGGGCGGACCTATTTGCCTCTATTTAGAGATAAAGAGCGTCTTAAACGGATGTATCATGGTATAATTGTCCAGTATACCGGATAGCAATATCCACTATTGCTGTAAACGTTCAACGGAGGGGTCTATTTGC contains the following coding sequences:
- a CDS encoding acetyltransferase, whose translation is MKSQDKVFLIGAGDHAKVVLSTLEACGVECAGIYDDDPELAGKTLWCIPILGPVSAMPDTADTMAVIAIGANEARKEIASRFKNVCWPVFVHPLGIVHSSIRIGKGSVVFAGCLIESDAVIGDHCIVESTCFVGHDAKVGSFSHLGPKSGIANNCEVGPGAFIGMGAIIRPYVKISENVTVGMGSTVVKNLPPNGTYVGTPARRIMTPVVETD